A single region of the Lycium barbarum isolate Lr01 chromosome 2, ASM1917538v2, whole genome shotgun sequence genome encodes:
- the LOC132623216 gene encoding uncharacterized protein LOC132623216: protein MQRELAAESIFKERCIAVGDGPSWAKYMSISGSPDDEYDIITLQYTEEGLLTVDENIDGHAAAFGDDIAIECLATEFKREIFVVQAHGFDAMADEEISVDF from the coding sequence ATGCAAAGAGAATTGGCTGCTGAGTCTATATTCAAAGAGAGGTGCATAGCTGTGGGTGATGGGCCAAGTTGGGCCAAGTACATGTCGATCTCTGGTTCACCTGATGATGAATATGATATCATCACTTTGCAGTATACCGAGGAGGGTTTATTAACTGTTGATGAGAATATTGATGGTCATGCGGCTGCATTTGGAGACGATATAGCGATTGAGTGTCTTGCAACTGAGTTTAAAAGAGAGATCTTTGTGGTGCAAGCACATGGATTTGATgcaatggccgatgaagaaatttccgtcgatttctaa